AGGTGGGGGGTGAGCTCGTCCAGGTCGACGCCGCTGTGCCCGGCGAGCAGCTGGGACAGCTCGGCGACGCCCGCGTGGAACTTGTCCACGTCGGCGTACAGCTCGATCCGGTTGCAGGTGTTGACCAGCGCGGCCTCGCCGACGGTCGCCGAGGCGGCCGCGTCGTGCAGCAGCCTGGTCGGGGCCAGGCCGGTGAGCGCGGCGCGCTCCAGCACGCCGACCGGCGCGGTCCGGTGGCTCAGACCGACTACCAGAAGACTCATGCCCCCACCTCGTCGTGACGGATGTGCGTGCTCACGCCGGCATCACCGCGGACAGGTCGTCGTCCGGGCCGCCCTTGGCGGCGGGCGCGGTCTTCGGCGGCGCGGTCTTCGCCTGCTCGGCCTTGCCGCCGGCGGCCCGGCGCAGCTTGGCCGCGGCGGCGCGGACCGGTCCGGGGGCGCGGTCGAGCACCGAGTCGCCCGCGGACGGCTCGTCGCCGGCCTTGCGCTGCTCGTGGAAGGCGAGGATCTGGAGCTCTATCGAGAGGTCGACCTTGCGCACGTCCACGCCGTCGGGCACGGTCAGCACGGTCGGGGCGAAGTTCAGGATGCTGGTCACGCCGGCCTCCACCAGCCGGTCGCAGACCTGCTGGGCGGCGCCGGGCGGGGTGGTGATCACGCCGATCGAGACCTGCTGGGTGGCGACGATCTCCTCCAGCTCGTCCATGTGCCGCACGGGCAGGCCCGCGGCGGTGCTGCCGACCACGTTGGGGTCGGCGTCCAGCAGCGCGGCCACCCGGAAGCCCCGGGAGGCGAAGCCGCCGTAGTTGGCGAGGGCGTGGCCCAGGTTGCCGATGCCGACGATGACGACCGGCCAGTCCTGGGTGAGGCCCAGCTCGCGGGAGATCTGGTAGACGAGGTACTCCACGTCGTACCCGACGCCGCGGGTGCCGTAGGAGCCCAGGTAGGAGAAGTCCTTGCGGAGCTTCGCGGAGTTCACCCCGGCCGCGGCGGCCAGTTCCTCGGAGGAGACGGTGGGGACCGAGCGCTCGGAGAGCGCGGTCAGCGCCCGCAGGTAGAGCGGGAGGCGGGCGACGGTCGCCTCCGGGATGCCCCGCGCACGCGAGGGCCTGCGCGCGGCGCCCTGGTCGGGCGTCTGCGAACTGCTGGGTGAGGGTCGGCCGATTGCCACGTTGCTCCTGCGGGTGAAGCTGGGCTTGGACCGCCAGGCTATGCGTTTGTGAACGTGTGCACAAAGATGGTGCCCGATTTGTCCCCGAACAGTGACACGCATCACTCGTAACCCGCCGAGCCGATCAGCGCCCGCGGGCCCTCCACCCCGGCCGGCCAGGGGCCCAGCGGCGCCACCCGGCGCCGCAGCGGGACGCCGCCCCGGGAGCGCTCCGAGCGGGCCGGGGCCAGCCGCGGCCACGGCACCGCCGGCCGGGCCGGCAGCCGCTCCTCGGGGCAGCCCGTCCGGCGGCAGTGCCGCAGCAGCTCCACCGTCGCCAGCGCGTCCCCCAGCGCGGTGTGCGCCGGGAACCAGCCCAGGCCGGCCGCGTCCACGCACGCGGACAGCCCGAAACCGCCCGCCTCGGGCAGCAGCCGGCGGGCCATCCGCATCGTGCACAGCAGCGGCACGGGCGGCAGCGCCACCCCGATCCGGGCGAACTCGCGCTCCAGGAACGACCGGTCGCAGGTCACGTGGTGGCCCACCAGCACCCGGCCGGCCAGCAGCTCCAGCAGCCAGGGCGCGATCTGCCGGAACCTGGGCGCCCCGAGGACGTCCTCCTGCGCTATCCCGTGCACGTGCGTCGGCCCGACCGGGCCGCCCGGGTCCACCAGCGTCGCGAACTCGCGCTCGATCCGCAGCCCGGCGTCCAACTGCACCACGGCGACCTCGACCACCCGGTGGCGCCAGGGGCTACGACCGGTGGCCTCGACGTCGACGACGGCGTAGCCGCTCATCGCGCCCTCCTCATGCACAGCCCCCGGCGGACACGGAAAACCGTTCGATCGTAAGCCGAGAAGCGGGCGAACTCCTAGGGCGATCTTCATCGAACGTTCACGAAGCAGTGCTGCGGCGGAGGGCGCGGCCGGGGCCCGGGAGGCGGCGGGCCCCGCGGGGGCTCAGGCGCCGAGCGCCTTGCGCAGGCGGCCCTCGTCGACCCGCCAGAAGTCGTGCTGGCGGCCGTCGACCAGGGTCACCGGGATCTGCTCGGCGTACTCCGCGTACAGGGCCGGGTCCTGGAGGATGTCCTTCTCCTCGAAGGAGGCGCCGAGGTCGGCGGTGACCTTGAGGATCACCGCCCGCGCGTCCTCGCACAGGTGGCAGCCGGGCTTGCCGATCAGGGTGACGGTGGTCTCGGCGGGGTTCTTCTTCGCGCGTCGCAACAGGCTCACCGGTTCATTGTGCCGCCGCCCGTTCACTGCCCCGGCACTCCGCCGACACGGGGTCGGACGGCCGCGCTGACTATGCTCGTCGCATGGCAGCGCTGCGAAGGCTCACCCGGTCGAGGCGTTCCACCGACGACCGGACCGTCCTGGCGGGGGAGGCCGCGGCCGACGCCGCCGAGGCCCGGCTCGCGCCGGACGGCCCCGGGGCGCCGGAGGGGGACCACACGCCGGTGCCCGGGGACGTCCGGGCCGCCGCCTTCTTCGACTGCGACAACACCATCCTGCGCGGGGCGGCGATCTTCTACCTCGGGGTCGGCCTGTACCGGCGGCGCTTCTTCTCCCGCCGCGACCTGGCCCGCTTCGCCTGGCAGCAGGCCGCCTTCCGGCTGCGCGGCGCGGAGAACCCGGAGCACATCGCCGACGCCCGGGACAGCGCGCTGGGCCTGGTCGCCGGCAAGCGCACCGCGGACCTGGAGCGGATCTGCGAGGAGATCTTCGAACCCGTGCTGGCCGAGAAGGTCTGGCCCGGGACGCGGGCCCTGGTGCAGATGCACCTGGACGCCGGGCAGCGGGTGTGGCTGGTGACGGCCGCCCCGCAGGAGGTGGCCCGGCTGATCGCCCGCCGGCTGGGCATGACCGGCGCGCTCGGCACCGTCGCCGAGACCCGGGACGGCGAGTACACCGGCCGGCTGGTCGGCGGGATGCTGCACGGCCCGGCGAAGGCGGCCGCGGTGCAGGCGCTGGCCCGGCGCGAGCAGCTGGACCTGGCGCGCTGCGCGGCGTTCAGCGACTCCGCCAACGACATCCCGATGCTGAGCCTGGTCGGCCACCCGTACGTGATCAACCCGGACGGGGCGCTGCGCCGGCACGCGCGGGCGATGGGCTGGCGGGTGCGGGACTTCCGCACCGGGCGCAAGGCGGCCCGGATCGGCGTCCCGGCGGCGGCCGGTCTCGGCGTGCTGGCGGGGGCGGCCGCGGCGGCGGTCGCGGTGCACCGGCGGCAGCGCGCCTGACCCCGGGGCGGCGCCGAGGCGTCAATCCGGCGCCGCCGACACGCCCGCCCGCGGGTAGTCGTGCACGTCAGCGGGGGTGAACCCGTCCGGGGCGGCGGGTGGTTCGAGAACGTCCGGCTGTGACCGGAACTGATCGTTCGCCAGTCGGCCAAAGTCATGGGTTGGGACCGTGGATAGCGGGGAAACCGGGCCCGCGCACCGGTGTTCGGTCACCTGATGTGCACAAGTGGTCACATTGAGCCGGGTGGATGGCGTCAACTCCGGTCACCGACAGGTGAATATGCGCAAGAAGTGGACCTCAACCGACCACTTCGACCACGCGGTGTAGCTGTCATTGCACAAAGCGTTATTCTCTCCTGGATGCACCCCACCCGAACGTCCCCGTGACGGGTGGCCAGTGCGGCGTGCTCTCCGCACAGGCGGAGGTGATCCGTCCACAGTTCTGCCTCTGGGAGTCCCGTGTACCCACCCGTCCGGAACGACGCGCCAGCCACCTCCCGCCCGTCGACCGCCACTCTGCGCCGCGGTGTGCGCCTGGAACGGCTGTGGGCCGCGATCCGCGAGTTCGAACTGACCGTGCCGCAGCCCGCGGTGGCCGGTCCCGCGTTCGCCGCGCCCTCGTTCGCCGCCACCGCGCCCGCCGCGTTCGCCGCGCCGCTGCGGCGCTCGACCACCACCGGGTCCGCCACCGGCCCGGCCGCCGGCAACACCCGGCCGGCGGGGCGCGCGGCCGCACCGTGCCCGCCCCCGGCACCCGCGGCCGGGCCCGCAGCGCCCCCGCGGGCCCCGGCTACGACACCGAGCACAACCCGGTGGTGGAGCTGGTCGAGCGGGCCCAGAACGGCGAGAGCGAGGCCTTCGGGCGGCTCTACGACCACTACGCCGACACCGTGTACCGGTACATCTACTACCGGGTCGGCAGCCGGGCCACCGCCGAGGACCTGACCAGCGAGACCTTCCTGCGCGCGCTGCGCCGGATCGGCACCTTCACCTGGCAGGGCCGCGACTTCGGCGCCTGGCTGGTGACCATCGCCCGCAACCTGGTGGCCGACCACTTCAAGTCCAGCCGGTTCCGGCTGGAGGTCACCACCGGCGAGATGCTGGACTCCAACGAGTGCGAGCGCAGCCCCGAGGAGTCGGTGCTGGAGTCGCTCTCCAACGCCGCCCTGCTGGACGCGGTGCGCCGGCTCAACCCGCAGCAGCAGGAGTGCGTCACGCTGCGCTTCCTGCAGGGCCTCTCGGTCGCCGAGACGGCCCGGATCATGGGCAAGAACGAGGGCGCCATCAAGACGCTGCAGTACCGGGCGGTGCGCACGCTGGCCCGCCTGCTGCCGCCGGACGCCAGGTGATCCGCCGACCGTGGACGCGACAGCCCACAGACCGTCGCCGCCGCCCCCGGCGGCCGACGGACCGTCAACCCGCCCCCGGCACACGCACGTCCGGGTGACGGAGCGGTCATCTGCTCTGCTTAATACGCCAGGGGGGTCGTGCGTAACCGACTCCCGACACCGCTCGTTGGCCAGCGTGCAATCCGCCACCGGGCCCGCAGTCAAGTGGGAACTCGAACTGTCACCCGATGGTGTGGTTTCGGCCCGTCGGGACAACCAACCTGCGGGCCACGGTGTCGAAAACGACGAAGGGAGGTGTGGCCCGTGACGGCAAACATGCTGGAGCACCGGCGGGCGAAGTCCTTCGCCGAGGCGCTGGAGGCCCACCAGAGTGACCACCGGAGCGGCGGCTCGCACCGGGCCGGCTCCGCCGCCATGACCGAGCTCCTCGCGATGGCCGACGCACTCGGCGCGGTCCCCGCCCCCGAGCTCGCCGCCGAGACGCGGACGGTCCAACGCGCCCAGCTGATGGCCGCGTTCGAGCAGGAGTGGGCCGGCGGCGCACCCACCGCGGTCCTCCCCGCCCAGCGCGGTCAGCGCGTCCGGCGGACGCGCTGGGGCCGCCGCCTCGCGATCGGCGGCCTGGTCGCCGGCGTCGCCGTCGGCGGGCTCGCCGGAGCCGCCGCCGCCTCCACCAACGCCCTCCCCGGCGACACCCTGTACGGCATGAAGCGCGGCCTGGAAGGGCTGCGCCTCGACTGGGCCGACAACGACACCGAGCGCGGCGCACTGCTGCTCCAGCAGGCGTCCACCCGGCTCGACGAGGCGCAGACGCTGCTGGGCCGCTCCGACAGCCCGACCGCGCTCAGCCCCGCCACGGTCGACCAGGTCCGCCGCGCCCTCGACGACATGCACGCCGAGGCGCTCCGCGGCCGCGACCTGCTGCGCGCGGTCTACCGCACCAACGGCTCGCTCACCCCGATGCGCCAGCTCGCCGGCTTCGCCGGGGAGGACCAGCGCTGGTCCGCCCTGCAGTCCCGGCTGCCCTCCGGGCTGAGCTCCCAGGCGTCCAAGGTCGACCAGCTCTTCGACGACATAAGCGAGGACGTCGCGCCGCTCCGGCTCGGGCAGACCCCCGGGCAGGGCGGCAGCGGCGGCAGCACCGGCGGGACGGCCCCGAGCGGCGGCACCGGCGCCGACGGCGGGACCGGCACCGGCCCGGGCACCGGCCGGCAGCCGCTGCTCCCCGGCACCGGAACGTCCGGCGGGGCGAGCGGCGGCCACGACCCGGCCACCGCGCCGTCCGGCCGGGCCACCACGGCGCCCAGCGCGGCCACCGCGGGCGGCCTCGGCGACCTGCTGGGCGGCCTGACCGGCACCGGCGCCTCCCCCACGGCGACGGGCGCACCGGCGGCCCAGGCCCCCGGGGCCTCCCCGGCCGCCTCCGGCACCCCGGCGGCGACCCCGCCGGGCGGGGGCGGGCAGGGCATCACCCTCCCGCCGCTCATCCCGGGCCTGCTGCCGGGCCTGACGCTCAACTAGCGGCACCGCCGGGGGCGTGCGTCCCGCACGCCCCCGGTTCCGCCACCCGGCGCCGTCCCCTCAGCTCAGCTCAGCTCAGCCGAAGACGGAGCGCCGCTGCACCAGCAGCTTGTACAGCGTGTGCTGGATGGTCTCGCGGACCTGGTCGGTGAGGTTGAAGACCAGCATCGGGTCCTCCGCCGCGTCCTTCGGGTAGCTGTCGGTGGGGATGGGCTCGCCGAACTGGATGGTCCACTTGGTGGGCAGCGGGATCGCGCCGAGCGGCCCGAGCCAGGGGAAGGTCGGCGTGATCGGCACGTAGGGCAGGCCGAGCAGCCGGGCCAGCGTCTTGAAGTTGCCGATCATCGGGTAGGTCTCCTCGGCGCCGACGATCGAGCAGGGCACGATCGGCACGCCGGCCCGCAGCGCGGAGGCGACGAAGCCGCCGCGCCCGAAGCGCTGGAGCTTGTAGCGGTCGGAGAAGGGCTTGCCGATGCCCTTGAAGCCCTCGGGCCAGACGCCGACCACCTCGCCGCGCTCCAGCAGGGTCTGGGCGTCCTCGTTGCAGGCCAGGGTGTGGCCGGCCTTGCGGGCCAGCTCGTTGACCACGGGGAGCACGAAGACCAGGTCGGCGGCGAGCATCCGCAGGTGCCGGTCGGCGTGGTCGTGGACGGCGACCTGGGTCATCAGGGCGTCCAGCGGGACGGTGCCGGAGTGGTTGGCGACGATCAGCACGCCGCCCTCGGCGGGGATGTGCTCGGTGCCGCGCACCTCGATCCGGAAGTACTTCTCGGCGAGCGGCCGGAGCAGGGCGAGGAAGACCTCCTCGGTGAGCTCCCGGTCGAAGCCGAAGTCGTCGACCTCGTAGTCGCCGGTGAGCCGGCGGCGCAGGAAGCCCAGGCCGCTGGTGGCGCGTTCCTCCCAGCCCTTGCCGAACACCCGGGTGGCGGTGGCGCCGAGCTGCCCGGCGAGGGCGGCGCCGACGCCGTCGGCGATCCGGTCGGCGAGGCCGGGGCGGGGCTCGGGCCCGTTCCAGCTGGGGGCGGACTCGATCGGGATGACCTTGGCCGCCGGGTCGGCGGACTCCCGGGCGGCTGTCATCGCGGCCTCGTTTCCTGGTTCCGGGTGGGGTGGTGGTCGGTGAGCAGGCCGGTCAGCCGGTCGGTGACGGCGGTGAGCCGCTCGGGCGGCAGCGGGCCGGGCGCGCAGTGCGCGGCGAAGTCGGCGAAGGTCTCGGAGGTGGTCCAGCGCGGGGTGTGGCCGAAGCCCTCGCGCAGCTGGGCGGTGTCCACCACCCGTCCGTGGGTGAGGAGTTGGAGCTGCTCCTGGGAGAACGCCCGGTCCGCGGGGGCGGCCAGCTGCCGGGCCAGCCGGCCGATCAGGCCGAGCGCGGGCCGCAGCAGCGGGACGGTGGGGCGGCCGAGTCGGCGGGCGCACTGGGAGAGCAGCAGGACGCCGTCCCCGGCGACGTTGTAGGTGCCGGGGGGCGCGCCGAGCGCGGCGAGCCGCAGCACCTCCAGGGCGTCCTCCTCGTGGACGAACTGCAGCCGGGGGTCGTGGCCGAAGGCGGTGGGCAGCACCGGGAGCCGGAAGTACGCGGCGAGCGGGGTGTCGCCGTCCGGGCCGAGGATGTTGGCGAAGCGCAGCACCGTGACGTCGACGTCGGGGCGGCGGCGGGCGAAGCCGCGGACGTAGCCCTCGACCTCGGCGGCGTCCCGGGCGAAGCCGCCGGGGGGCAGCGCCTTGGGCTGGGTGCGCTCGCCGAACACGGCCGGGTCGCGCGGCGCGGAGCCGTACACGGCGGTGGTGGACTTGACGACCAGGCGGCGCAGGCCGGGGGCCTGCTGGCAGGCGCCGAGCAGCTGCATGCTGCCGATGACGTTGCTCTCCTTCACCGCGGCCCGGCCGCCGTGGCCGAGCGCGGTGACGTTGAGGTGCACCACGGTGTCGACGCCGTGCTCGGCGATCACCCGGGCGACCGCGGGGCGCCGCGGGTCGACCTGGGCGTACCGGACGCCGGACGGCAGGTCGGACGGCGGCGGTGCGGCGTCGACGCCCACCACCCGGTCCACCTCGGGGTGTTCGGCGATCCGTTCGGCGAACCGCGCGCCGAGCGGACGCGCCACCCCGGTGACGAGCACGACCTTGCCCACGCTGCCCCGACCTCCCTGGACGCCCACCCTGGTCTGCACCGTACCGCGCGCAGGTCGCGGGGGCGGAAACGCCACTGCCCGCCCCGGGGATTTCTCCCGGGGCGGGCAGTGGTTCACCGTCGGCGCCAGTTCTACCTGCGTCGCTGAACGCGTGTGCGGGGGGATCATCCCCGCGTGAGCGAGGACGGCGCCGAACGGTGTTACTTCTTGTTGCGACGCTGGACGCGAGTCCGCTTCAGAAGCTTGCGGTGCTTCTTCTTGGCCATACGCTTGCGACGCTTCTTGATGACAGAGCCCACGGAACATTCCTCGCTCACTCGGACCCGCGCCCGTGAGAGACGGGAGTCCATACGACTGACGGAGGGCCTAGCCTACCGTCCACGTCGCGTTTGCCGTAATCGGTGCCCCTGCGGGGCTCCGGGCTACGCGCTCTCGAGCCGCACGTAGGACTCCTGGAGGTACTCGTGCACCTTCTGCTCGGGCACCCGGAAGGAGCGGCCGACCCTGATGGCCGGAAGCTCTCCGCTGTGCACGAGGCGGTAGACCGTCATCTTCGAGACCCGCATCACCGAGGCGACCTCGGCCACGGTCAGGAAGACGACATCCTGCAGGGGACGCTCGCCGGAACTCATGACCCATCACCCGACCCTTACCCGTGTGCAAGGCACCGGCTTCCCCTCCGGTGACTCCACCGGCACACGTGTATCCCCAGAGTAGTTATGCGTGGTACGGGTGGGAAGAGGGGGGCCCTCACCTGTTGTACGGTGCGAGATCCGCCCGTTGCAGTACGTAGTCGCTCAGCGGAACGTAGCAGCTCGGCGCGGAGCCGTCCTCCAGCGGGACGACCACGTCCACCAGACCGTCCGCCTCGGCGGCGAACGGGGCGACGTCGTTGCAGTCGGCGATGCCCCCGGCCGGGATGCCGAGGCGGCCGGCGCCGCAGAGCCAGCCGTGGTCGCCCAGCACCAGGTCGGGCGGGCGGTGCCCGGCGTCGGCGAGGGCGGTCAGGGCGAGCCGGACGGGCAGCGGGGAGTGGGTGTGCGCGAGGTCGCCGGGGCCGGGGCGGCCGGGGCCGTCGGGGCCGTCCAGCGCGCGCATCACCAGGACGCCGTCGAGTACGTCGAGGTAACGGGGGCGCTCGCCCTCGGGGGTGGGCTCGCGGAAGCGCGCGCCCCGCGCGGGGGTGTGCACGGTGCAGCCGGCCGCTTCGAGCGCCTCGGCCAGCGCGCGGTGGAAGCCGGCCAGCTTGGTGGGGTGGCCGGTGCCGGCCAGCACGCTGCCGCGCCGGTCGGCGGTGCGGCGCAGCAGGGCGGCGAGGCGGTCCAGGGCGTCGAGGGTGCGGTCGGGGTCGATGGAGTCCGGGCCCTGGCGGTGGCGCGGGTCGGGGTTCACGCCGGCCTTCGCGGCCATCAGCTCCAGCACGGCGGCCTCGTCGCGGCGGGCGGCGGCGGGATCGAGGCCCATCAGCGTCCGGGGGTCGCCCTGGGCGAACAGCCGGTAGTGCCGGAGGTTGTTCTGCCGCGGGGTGGGGACTTCGGGACCGGCCAGCCGGTGCTTGACCAGGTAGCCGCGCAGTTCGTCGCGGTCGATCCGGGCGGTCACGGGATCAGTCCGTGGTGCGGGAGGACGGCCCGGCGGGTGGCCAGGACGGCCTGGTCGAGGCGGTCGGCGGGGTCGTAGCCGCCGTCGTGGAAGTCGGACCAGTTCGGGGTGGCCCCGTCGGTCATCCGCAGCGGGGCGGGGCGACGGGTGAGCCGGTAGGTCTCGGCGCGCCACTCCTGGGGAGTCTCGGTGGCCGGGTCGACCGGGTGGCCGGCGGCGGTGGCGACCAGGTGCGTCCAGGTCCGGGGCACCACGTCGACCACCGCGTACCCGCCGCCGCCGGTGGCGATCCAGCGGCCGTCGGCGTGCTCGTGGGCGAGGCGGTGGACGGACTCGGCGATGATCCGCTGGGCGTCGACGGTGACGGCGAGGTGGGCGAGCGGGTCCTCGACGTGGGTGTCGGCGCCGTGCTGGCTGACGATCACCTGCGGGCGGAACGCGGCCAGCAGTTCCGGCACCAGGGCGTGGAAGGCGCGCAGCCACCCGGCGTCGCCCGTCCCGGCGGGCAGCGGCAGGTTGGCGGCGGTGCCCTCGGCGTCCGGGCCGCCGGTCTCGGTGGCCCAACCGGTCTGCGGGAACAGCGTGGTGGGGCTCTCGTGCAGCGAGACGGTCAGCACCCGGGGGTCGTTCCAGAACGCCTGCTGCACGCCGTCCCCGTGGTGGACGTCCACGTCGACGTAGGCGACCCGTTCGGCGCCGAGTTCGAGCAGCCGGGCGATGGCGAGGGCCGGATCGTTGTAGACGCAGAACCCGGACGCCCGGCCGGGCATCGCGTGGTGCAGCCCGCCCGCGAAGTTGACGGCGTGCGGGGTCTCGCCGCGCCAGACCGCCTCGGCGGCGGCCACCGACTGCCCGGCGATCAGCGCGGACGCGGTGTGCAGCCCGGGGAACGCCCAGTTGTCGTCCGTCCCGAGCCCGTGCGCGGCGTCGACCGTCGCGGGGTCGGCCGCGGCCCGCTTCACCGCCGCCACGTACTCGGCCGTGTGCACCAGCCGCAGCGTCGAGTCCCCGGCCGCCGGGGCCGAGCGCACCGTCACCGACGGCAGCGCGGTCAGCCCCAGCGACTCGACCAGCCGCATGGTGAGCGCGAGCCGCGTCGGGTCCATCGGGTGCCCGGGGCCGAAGTCGTATCCGGTCTCGGCCTCGTCCCAGAACAGGTGCAGGCCGCAGGTGGTTTCCGCCATGCCCCACACCGTATCGGGGCGGCCCCGGAGTGACCGATCAGCGCCGCTTCGCCGTCGACCCGCCGTCCACGACCGACCGGATGGTGACCGAGTGGCGATCGTTTCCGGACCGCTTCGCGCGGAGCGTAGTCGGCGTGTTACGTTCCGCGACGTCGCCTCATTAAATGTTCGCCCCGGCGGTGCGGTAACACCCCGGGGCACGACACAGGAGCCACAACTCCGATGCACATCAATCGTAGCGCCCACGCGGGCCGCTTCACCGTTCTTCCGAACCAACTGCTGCAGAACTCCGACCTCCACTGCGGCCCCCGGGGGCTGCTCGGGTTCCTGCTCTCCCTCCCCGACGGCCGATGGATGCCCGCCGAGGAGATGGCCCGCCACTCCGGCGAGAGCCTCAACCGCATCCGCAAGTACCTGCGTGATCTGGCCGCGGCCGGCTACTACGCCGTCCGCCGGGTCCGGATCGCCCAGGGCCACATCATCTCCGTGCAGCACGTCACCGACGTCCCCTGGCAGTTCCCGTCCGCGCAGGTCGCACCGACTGTGCGGGAACCGGAGTCCGGTTCCCGTGAGCTCCTAAAGACAAAGAACCAGGAGCAAGGAACCCCCCTCCCACCCCTCCCTCCCGAACCGCCCGCCGGGCCGCACGCCGAACCGCCCGCCGAACCAGCTGCCGGGCCGCCCGCCGAACCGCACGCCGAACCAGCTGCCGGGCCGCCCGCGATCCCGCGCCAACGCACCCGGACCGCACCGCGCCCGCCCGCGCCCATCCCCGTACTTGCCCCCGCACTTGCCCCCGCGCCCGTCCCCGCGCCCGTCCTCGACGGCCGGATGCGCACCGCCGCCGACGCCCTGCTGCGCGTCGTCCGCCGCGAGCCCCGCCTGCGGATCGGCGAGGCCGAGGCCGCCCGTCTGGCCCCGCTGGTGGCCCGCTGGATCGACCGCGGCAGCACCCCCGCCGACCTGGCCGCCGCGCTGCTGCCCGGCCTCCCGGAACAGGTCCACTTCCCCGGCGGGCTCCTGCGCCGCCGCCTCACCGACAAACTCCCCGCCGTCCTCACCCCGCCCGCCCCCGCACCCACCTGCCCCGCCTGCCACGACCCCGTCCCCCGCCCCGGCCCCTGCCCGCCCTGCACCCAGGCCCCGCCGTCCGCCCCCGTCACCCCGGGCACCGGCGCCACCCTGGCCCGCGAAGCCCTCCGCCGCGCCCGGGCCGCCACCTGCTGACCGCGCCGGGCAGCAGGAGCAGGTCCGCGCCCGCCCCGGACCGGATGCGTGCCTGGTCTCCTACCGGGACGAAGTGCGCTGAGCGGTGAGTACGGGCTGGTAGTACCCGCTGGAGGCCGGGGTGTGCCAGGTGAGGCTGGTGAAGCCGGCTTCAGTGACGAACTCCGTCAACTGCTGGCGGGTCAGTGCCCAGTAGGTGGTGCGGCGGACTCG
The window above is part of the Kitasatospora sp. NA04385 genome. Proteins encoded here:
- a CDS encoding lysophospholipid acyltransferase family protein, whose amino-acid sequence is MTAARESADPAAKVIPIESAPSWNGPEPRPGLADRIADGVGAALAGQLGATATRVFGKGWEERATSGLGFLRRRLTGDYEVDDFGFDRELTEEVFLALLRPLAEKYFRIEVRGTEHIPAEGGVLIVANHSGTVPLDALMTQVAVHDHADRHLRMLAADLVFVLPVVNELARKAGHTLACNEDAQTLLERGEVVGVWPEGFKGIGKPFSDRYKLQRFGRGGFVASALRAGVPIVPCSIVGAEETYPMIGNFKTLARLLGLPYVPITPTFPWLGPLGAIPLPTKWTIQFGEPIPTDSYPKDAAEDPMLVFNLTDQVRETIQHTLYKLLVQRRSVFG
- a CDS encoding HAD family phosphatase, whose amino-acid sequence is MAALRRLTRSRRSTDDRTVLAGEAAADAAEARLAPDGPGAPEGDHTPVPGDVRAAAFFDCDNTILRGAAIFYLGVGLYRRRFFSRRDLARFAWQQAAFRLRGAENPEHIADARDSALGLVAGKRTADLERICEEIFEPVLAEKVWPGTRALVQMHLDAGQRVWLVTAAPQEVARLIARRLGMTGALGTVAETRDGEYTGRLVGGMLHGPAKAAAVQALARREQLDLARCAAFSDSANDIPMLSLVGHPYVINPDGALRRHARAMGWRVRDFRTGRKAARIGVPAAAGLGVLAGAAAAAVAVHRRQRA
- a CDS encoding AURKAIP1/COX24 domain-containing protein; this translates as MGSVIKKRRKRMAKKKHRKLLKRTRVQRRNKK
- a CDS encoding redox-sensing transcriptional repressor Rex is translated as MGRPSPSSSQTPDQGAARRPSRARGIPEATVARLPLYLRALTALSERSVPTVSSEELAAAAGVNSAKLRKDFSYLGSYGTRGVGYDVEYLVYQISRELGLTQDWPVVIVGIGNLGHALANYGGFASRGFRVAALLDADPNVVGSTAAGLPVRHMDELEEIVATQQVSIGVITTPPGAAQQVCDRLVEAGVTSILNFAPTVLTVPDGVDVRKVDLSIELQILAFHEQRKAGDEPSAGDSVLDRAPGPVRAAAAKLRRAAGGKAEQAKTAPPKTAPAAKGGPDDDLSAVMPA
- a CDS encoding NAD-dependent epimerase/dehydratase family protein, which gives rise to MGKVVLVTGVARPLGARFAERIAEHPEVDRVVGVDAAPPPSDLPSGVRYAQVDPRRPAVARVIAEHGVDTVVHLNVTALGHGGRAAVKESNVIGSMQLLGACQQAPGLRRLVVKSTTAVYGSAPRDPAVFGERTQPKALPPGGFARDAAEVEGYVRGFARRRPDVDVTVLRFANILGPDGDTPLAAYFRLPVLPTAFGHDPRLQFVHEEDALEVLRLAALGAPPGTYNVAGDGVLLLSQCARRLGRPTVPLLRPALGLIGRLARQLAAPADRAFSQEQLQLLTHGRVVDTAQLREGFGHTPRWTTSETFADFAAHCAPGPLPPERLTAVTDRLTGLLTDHHPTRNQETRPR
- a CDS encoding 3'-5' exonuclease, whose translation is MSGYAVVDVEATGRSPWRHRVVEVAVVQLDAGLRIEREFATLVDPGGPVGPTHVHGIAQEDVLGAPRFRQIAPWLLELLAGRVLVGHHVTCDRSFLEREFARIGVALPPVPLLCTMRMARRLLPEAGGFGLSACVDAAGLGWFPAHTALGDALATVELLRHCRRTGCPEERLPARPAVPWPRLAPARSERSRGGVPLRRRVAPLGPWPAGVEGPRALIGSAGYE
- a CDS encoding phosphatase, which gives rise to MTARIDRDELRGYLVKHRLAGPEVPTPRQNNLRHYRLFAQGDPRTLMGLDPAAARRDEAAVLELMAAKAGVNPDPRHRQGPDSIDPDRTLDALDRLAALLRRTADRRGSVLAGTGHPTKLAGFHRALAEALEAAGCTVHTPARGARFREPTPEGERPRYLDVLDGVLVMRALDGPDGPGRPGPGDLAHTHSPLPVRLALTALADAGHRPPDLVLGDHGWLCGAGRLGIPAGGIADCNDVAPFAAEADGLVDVVVPLEDGSAPSCYVPLSDYVLQRADLAPYNR
- a CDS encoding DUF5667 domain-containing protein; the encoded protein is MTANMLEHRRAKSFAEALEAHQSDHRSGGSHRAGSAAMTELLAMADALGAVPAPELAAETRTVQRAQLMAAFEQEWAGGAPTAVLPAQRGQRVRRTRWGRRLAIGGLVAGVAVGGLAGAAAASTNALPGDTLYGMKRGLEGLRLDWADNDTERGALLLQQASTRLDEAQTLLGRSDSPTALSPATVDQVRRALDDMHAEALRGRDLLRAVYRTNGSLTPMRQLAGFAGEDQRWSALQSRLPSGLSSQASKVDQLFDDISEDVAPLRLGQTPGQGGSGGSTGGTAPSGGTGADGGTGTGPGTGRQPLLPGTGTSGGASGGHDPATAPSGRATTAPSAATAGGLGDLLGGLTGTGASPTATGAPAAQAPGASPAASGTPAATPPGGGGQGITLPPLIPGLLPGLTLN
- a CDS encoding glutaredoxin family protein, with product MSLLRRAKKNPAETTVTLIGKPGCHLCEDARAVILKVTADLGASFEEKDILQDPALYAEYAEQIPVTLVDGRQHDFWRVDEGRLRKALGA
- a CDS encoding helix-turn-helix domain-containing protein encodes the protein MSSGERPLQDVVFLTVAEVASVMRVSKMTVYRLVHSGELPAIRVGRSFRVPEQKVHEYLQESYVRLESA